One stretch of Acanthochromis polyacanthus isolate Apoly-LR-REF ecotype Palm Island chromosome 16, KAUST_Apoly_ChrSc, whole genome shotgun sequence DNA includes these proteins:
- the tab2 gene encoding TGF-beta-activated kinase 1 and MAP3K7-binding protein 2 isoform X2, with amino-acid sequence MAQGSHQIDIQVLHDLRQKFPEVPEGVVSQCVLQNNNNLDACCEYLSQVSPGYLYSEGGNLSFSDDPSFTRLRNHMTQLNLGPQSQNVHVAPVRDGLRMNGSRTLAHSLSDGPLQTGQAPKSDFFQQEPQSAPVQVPSTLNVFGVMEPTRKLQPPQHLGLYPSGGGTSMGVHQMPRFNPITVTLAPNIQTGRNTPTSLHIHGGPQSGLSSPQGNSIYIRPYVSQSGTTRQNQQQGGRAQYSPTSQPQQQIYQISHPSSLSSSWSGPQHSSSSHTSQHQTQGHQTSHVYMPISSPTNPQAPSILPTGSQPSSSGVSSCSSSSSSSSVMPSSLSTISQYNIQNISTGPRKNQIEIKLESPQRSNSTTAVLRTSSGPRSSSTSSSCPSSSSSSTGVATVPTTPLSIGGQGLSRSQPTVYISASPPTAATTPSEEAIVASAGSRSQPKFYISANASSDEGGGRNPPTVYISANPPLQGPSGARNMGGQVSMGPAYIHHHPPKSRASVGGGGTASSPRVVVTQPNTKYTFKITVSPNKPPAVSPGVVSPTFESGALLSLPDHHFVEPDPLHLSDPLSPHRERPSEPRRLSMGSDDAAYTQALLVHQKARMERLWHELEMKKKKLEKLKEEVNEMENDLTRRRLERSNSASQIPSIEEMKQLRCKNRSLQIDIDCLSKEIDLIQTRGPHFNPSVIHNFYDNIGFLGPVPPKPKDPGSKIVKPIADQEEDEGTQWSCTACTFLNHPALNRCEQCEFPRHF; translated from the exons ATGGCCCAGGGAAGCCACCAGATTGACATTCAGGTTTTGCATGACCTGCGCCAAAAGTTCCCTGAAGTCCCAGAGGGTGTTGTCTCCCAGTGTGTTCTGCAG aacaacaacaatttGGACGCCTGCTGTGAATACTTGTCCCAGGTCAGTCCAGGTTACCTGTACAGTGAAGGAGGGAACCTCAGCTTTTCTGACGACCCCAGCTTCACCAGGCTCCGTAATCACATGACCCAGCTGAACCTGGGCCCGCAGTCTCAGAATGTGCATGTGGCCCCGGTTCGAGACGGCCTGAGAATGAACGGCAGCCGGACTTTGGCCCACAGCCTGAGCGACGGGCCCCTCCAGACAGGCCAGGCCCCCAAAAGTGACTTCTTTCAGCAGGAGCCCCAGTCAGCCCCAGTGCAAGTGCCCTCCACTCTCAATGTATTCGGTGTGATGGAGCCCACGCGTAAACTGCAGCCTCCACAGCACCTCGGACTCTACCCTTCAGGTGGAGGAACAAGTATGGGTGTCCATCAGATGCCACGCTTCAACCCCATTACCGTTACGCTAGCCCCTAATATCCAGACAGGCCGCAACACCCCTACTTCTTTGCACATACATGGCGGGCCACAGTCGGGCTTAAGCAGTCCACAGGGTAACTCTATCTACATCCGGCCCTACGTTAGCCAGTCCGGTACGACCCggcagaaccagcagcagggAGGCAGGGCCCAGTATAGCCCCACGTCCCAGCCCCAGCAGCAGATCTACCAGATCTCACACCCTTCCTCCCTGTCCAGCTCCTGGTCCGGCCCTCagcactcctcctcctcacatACCTCACAGCACCAGACCCAGGGCCACCAGACCTCTCACGTCTACATGCCGATCAGTTCCCCCACAAATCCCCAGGCGCCCTCCATCCTCCCCACTGGAAGCCAGCCCTCGTCTTCTGGTGTCTCCTCGTGCTCTTCTtcgtcctcatcctcctccGTCATGCCCAGCTCACTGTCGACCATCAGCCAGTACAACATCCAGAACATCTCCACTGGCCCGCGCAAGAATCAGATCGAGATCAAACTTGAATCTCCCCAAAGGAGCAATTCCACAACAGCTGTGCTGCGAACAAGCAGTGGGCCCCGTTCATCCTCCACTTCTTCCTCCTgcccttcatcttcctcctcttcaacCGGGGTAGCTACTGTCCCCACCACCCCTCTGTCCATCGGAGGCCAGGGTCTCAGCCGCAGCCAGCCCACTGTTTACATCTCTGCTAGCCCGCCTACTGCTGCTACCACTCCCTCTGAGGAGGCCATCGTGGCTTCAGCCGGGTCCCGCTCCCAACCCAAGTTTTACATTTCTGCCAATGCCTCCAGCGACGAGGGTGGGGGAAGGAACCCTCCCACAGTCTACATCTCAGCAAACCCTCCCCTACAGGGGCCCTCGGGGGCCAGGAACATGGGGGGCCAAGTAAGCATGGGCCCCGCCTACATTCACCACCATCCACCTAAGTCCCGTGCCTCTGTGGGAGGGGGAGGCACCGCTTCTTCCCCTCGTGTGGTGGTGACTCAGCCTAACACCAAATACACTTTTAAAATCACAGTGTCTCCCAATAAACCCCCAGCCGTGTCCCCTGGAGTCGTGTCCCCGACTTTTGAATCGGGGGCTCTACTTAGCCTACCAGATCACCACTTTGTGGAGCCAGACCCCCTGCATCTGTCAGACCCGCTGTCACCACACAGGGAGAGGCCGAGTGAGCCTCGCAGACTCAGCATGGGCTCTGATGATGCAGCGTACACACAAG CATTGTTGGTGCATCAGAAGGCTCGCATGGAGCGGCTGTGGCACGAgctggagatgaagaagaagaagctggagaaaCTAAAAGAGGAGGTCAACGAAATGGAGAATGACCTGACCAGGAGACGGCTGGAGAGATCCAACTCAGCCTCCCAAATTCCCTCT ATCGAGGAAATGAAGCAGTTGCGATGCAAAAACAGGTCGCTACAGATTGACATTGACTGCCTCAGCAAAGAAATTGATCTCATTCAAACAAGAG GACCACACTTTAATCCCAGTGTAATCCATAATTTTTATGACAACATTGGATTCCTTGGTCCTGTCCCACCCAAACCCAAAG ACCCGGGCAGTAAGATTGTGAAGCCCATCGCAGACCAGGAGGAGGACGAGGGGACGCAGTGGAGCTGCACGGCCTGCACCTTCCTCAACCACCCGGCCCTCAACCGCTGTGAACAGTGCGAGTTCCCGCGGCACTTCTGA
- the tab2 gene encoding TGF-beta-activated kinase 1 and MAP3K7-binding protein 2 isoform X1 has product MAQGSHQIDIQVLHDLRQKFPEVPEGVVSQCVLQNNNNLDACCEYLSQVSPGYLYSEGGNLSFSDDPSFTRLRNHMTQLNLGPQSQNVHVAPVRDGLRMNGSRTLAHSLSDGPLQTGQAPKSDFFQQEPQSAPVQVPSTLNVFGVMEPTRKLQPPQHLGLYPSGGGTSMGVHQMPRFNPITVTLAPNIQTGRNTPTSLHIHGGPQSGLSSPQGNSIYIRPYVSQSGTTRQNQQQGGRAQYSPTSQPQQQIYQISHPSSLSSSWSGPQHSSSSHTSQHQTQGHQTSHVYMPISSPTNPQAPSILPTGSQPSSSGVSSCSSSSSSSSVMPSSLSTISQYNIQNISTGPRKNQIEIKLESPQRSNSTTAVLRTSSGPRSSSTSSSCPSSSSSSTGVATVPTTPLSIGGQGLSRSQPTVYISASPPTAATTPSEEAIVASAGSRSQPKFYISANASSDEGGGRNPPTVYISANPPLQGPSGARNMGGQVSMGPAYIHHHPPKSRASVGGGGTASSPRVVVTQPNTKYTFKITVSPNKPPAVSPGVVSPTFESGALLSLPDHHFVEPDPLHLSDPLSPHRERPSEPRRLSMGSDDAAYTQALLVHQKARMERLWHELEMKKKKLEKLKEEVNEMENDLTRRRLERSNSASQIPSIEEMKQLRCKNRSLQIDIDCLSKEIDLIQTRGPHFNPSVIHNFYDNIGFLGPVPPKPKGTLSIDPGSKIVKPIADQEEDEGTQWSCTACTFLNHPALNRCEQCEFPRHF; this is encoded by the exons ATGGCCCAGGGAAGCCACCAGATTGACATTCAGGTTTTGCATGACCTGCGCCAAAAGTTCCCTGAAGTCCCAGAGGGTGTTGTCTCCCAGTGTGTTCTGCAG aacaacaacaatttGGACGCCTGCTGTGAATACTTGTCCCAGGTCAGTCCAGGTTACCTGTACAGTGAAGGAGGGAACCTCAGCTTTTCTGACGACCCCAGCTTCACCAGGCTCCGTAATCACATGACCCAGCTGAACCTGGGCCCGCAGTCTCAGAATGTGCATGTGGCCCCGGTTCGAGACGGCCTGAGAATGAACGGCAGCCGGACTTTGGCCCACAGCCTGAGCGACGGGCCCCTCCAGACAGGCCAGGCCCCCAAAAGTGACTTCTTTCAGCAGGAGCCCCAGTCAGCCCCAGTGCAAGTGCCCTCCACTCTCAATGTATTCGGTGTGATGGAGCCCACGCGTAAACTGCAGCCTCCACAGCACCTCGGACTCTACCCTTCAGGTGGAGGAACAAGTATGGGTGTCCATCAGATGCCACGCTTCAACCCCATTACCGTTACGCTAGCCCCTAATATCCAGACAGGCCGCAACACCCCTACTTCTTTGCACATACATGGCGGGCCACAGTCGGGCTTAAGCAGTCCACAGGGTAACTCTATCTACATCCGGCCCTACGTTAGCCAGTCCGGTACGACCCggcagaaccagcagcagggAGGCAGGGCCCAGTATAGCCCCACGTCCCAGCCCCAGCAGCAGATCTACCAGATCTCACACCCTTCCTCCCTGTCCAGCTCCTGGTCCGGCCCTCagcactcctcctcctcacatACCTCACAGCACCAGACCCAGGGCCACCAGACCTCTCACGTCTACATGCCGATCAGTTCCCCCACAAATCCCCAGGCGCCCTCCATCCTCCCCACTGGAAGCCAGCCCTCGTCTTCTGGTGTCTCCTCGTGCTCTTCTtcgtcctcatcctcctccGTCATGCCCAGCTCACTGTCGACCATCAGCCAGTACAACATCCAGAACATCTCCACTGGCCCGCGCAAGAATCAGATCGAGATCAAACTTGAATCTCCCCAAAGGAGCAATTCCACAACAGCTGTGCTGCGAACAAGCAGTGGGCCCCGTTCATCCTCCACTTCTTCCTCCTgcccttcatcttcctcctcttcaacCGGGGTAGCTACTGTCCCCACCACCCCTCTGTCCATCGGAGGCCAGGGTCTCAGCCGCAGCCAGCCCACTGTTTACATCTCTGCTAGCCCGCCTACTGCTGCTACCACTCCCTCTGAGGAGGCCATCGTGGCTTCAGCCGGGTCCCGCTCCCAACCCAAGTTTTACATTTCTGCCAATGCCTCCAGCGACGAGGGTGGGGGAAGGAACCCTCCCACAGTCTACATCTCAGCAAACCCTCCCCTACAGGGGCCCTCGGGGGCCAGGAACATGGGGGGCCAAGTAAGCATGGGCCCCGCCTACATTCACCACCATCCACCTAAGTCCCGTGCCTCTGTGGGAGGGGGAGGCACCGCTTCTTCCCCTCGTGTGGTGGTGACTCAGCCTAACACCAAATACACTTTTAAAATCACAGTGTCTCCCAATAAACCCCCAGCCGTGTCCCCTGGAGTCGTGTCCCCGACTTTTGAATCGGGGGCTCTACTTAGCCTACCAGATCACCACTTTGTGGAGCCAGACCCCCTGCATCTGTCAGACCCGCTGTCACCACACAGGGAGAGGCCGAGTGAGCCTCGCAGACTCAGCATGGGCTCTGATGATGCAGCGTACACACAAG CATTGTTGGTGCATCAGAAGGCTCGCATGGAGCGGCTGTGGCACGAgctggagatgaagaagaagaagctggagaaaCTAAAAGAGGAGGTCAACGAAATGGAGAATGACCTGACCAGGAGACGGCTGGAGAGATCCAACTCAGCCTCCCAAATTCCCTCT ATCGAGGAAATGAAGCAGTTGCGATGCAAAAACAGGTCGCTACAGATTGACATTGACTGCCTCAGCAAAGAAATTGATCTCATTCAAACAAGAG GACCACACTTTAATCCCAGTGTAATCCATAATTTTTATGACAACATTGGATTCCTTGGTCCTGTCCCACCCAAACCCAAAGGTACTTTATCTATTG ACCCGGGCAGTAAGATTGTGAAGCCCATCGCAGACCAGGAGGAGGACGAGGGGACGCAGTGGAGCTGCACGGCCTGCACCTTCCTCAACCACCCGGCCCTCAACCGCTGTGAACAGTGCGAGTTCCCGCGGCACTTCTGA
- the tab2 gene encoding TGF-beta-activated kinase 1 and MAP3K7-binding protein 2 isoform X3, which translates to MAQGSHQIDIQVLHDLRQKFPEVPEGVVSQCVLQNNNNLDACCEYLSQVSPGYLYSEGGNLSFSDDPSFTRLRNHMTQLNLGPQSQNVHVAPVRDGLRMNGSRTLAHSLSDGPLQTGQAPKSDFFQQEPQSAPVQVPSTLNVFGVMEPTRKLQPPQHLGLYPSGGGTSMGVHQMPRFNPITVTLAPNIQTGRNTPTSLHIHGGPQSGLSSPQGNSIYIRPYVSQSGTTRQNQQQGGRAQYSPTSQPQQQIYQISHPSSLSSSWSGPQHSSSSHTSQHQTQGHQTSHVYMPISSPTNPQAPSILPTGSQPSSSGVSSCSSSSSSSSVMPSSLSTISQYNIQNISTGPRKNQIEIKLESPQRSNSTTAVLRTSSGPRSSSTSSSCPSSSSSSTGVATVPTTPLSIGGQGLSRSQPTVYISASPPTAATTPSEEAIVASAGSRSQPKFYISANASSDEGGGRNPPTVYISANPPLQGPSGARNMGGQVSMGPAYIHHHPPKSRASVGGGGTASSPRVVVTQPNTKYTFKITVSPNKPPAVSPGVVSPTFESGALLSLPDHHFVEPDPLHLSDPLSPHRERPSEPRRLSMGSDDAAYTQALLVHQKARMERLWHELEMKKKKLEKLKEEVNEMENDLTRRRLERSNSASQIPSIEEMKQLRCKNRSLQIDIDCLSKEIDLIQTRDPGSKIVKPIADQEEDEGTQWSCTACTFLNHPALNRCEQCEFPRHF; encoded by the exons ATGGCCCAGGGAAGCCACCAGATTGACATTCAGGTTTTGCATGACCTGCGCCAAAAGTTCCCTGAAGTCCCAGAGGGTGTTGTCTCCCAGTGTGTTCTGCAG aacaacaacaatttGGACGCCTGCTGTGAATACTTGTCCCAGGTCAGTCCAGGTTACCTGTACAGTGAAGGAGGGAACCTCAGCTTTTCTGACGACCCCAGCTTCACCAGGCTCCGTAATCACATGACCCAGCTGAACCTGGGCCCGCAGTCTCAGAATGTGCATGTGGCCCCGGTTCGAGACGGCCTGAGAATGAACGGCAGCCGGACTTTGGCCCACAGCCTGAGCGACGGGCCCCTCCAGACAGGCCAGGCCCCCAAAAGTGACTTCTTTCAGCAGGAGCCCCAGTCAGCCCCAGTGCAAGTGCCCTCCACTCTCAATGTATTCGGTGTGATGGAGCCCACGCGTAAACTGCAGCCTCCACAGCACCTCGGACTCTACCCTTCAGGTGGAGGAACAAGTATGGGTGTCCATCAGATGCCACGCTTCAACCCCATTACCGTTACGCTAGCCCCTAATATCCAGACAGGCCGCAACACCCCTACTTCTTTGCACATACATGGCGGGCCACAGTCGGGCTTAAGCAGTCCACAGGGTAACTCTATCTACATCCGGCCCTACGTTAGCCAGTCCGGTACGACCCggcagaaccagcagcagggAGGCAGGGCCCAGTATAGCCCCACGTCCCAGCCCCAGCAGCAGATCTACCAGATCTCACACCCTTCCTCCCTGTCCAGCTCCTGGTCCGGCCCTCagcactcctcctcctcacatACCTCACAGCACCAGACCCAGGGCCACCAGACCTCTCACGTCTACATGCCGATCAGTTCCCCCACAAATCCCCAGGCGCCCTCCATCCTCCCCACTGGAAGCCAGCCCTCGTCTTCTGGTGTCTCCTCGTGCTCTTCTtcgtcctcatcctcctccGTCATGCCCAGCTCACTGTCGACCATCAGCCAGTACAACATCCAGAACATCTCCACTGGCCCGCGCAAGAATCAGATCGAGATCAAACTTGAATCTCCCCAAAGGAGCAATTCCACAACAGCTGTGCTGCGAACAAGCAGTGGGCCCCGTTCATCCTCCACTTCTTCCTCCTgcccttcatcttcctcctcttcaacCGGGGTAGCTACTGTCCCCACCACCCCTCTGTCCATCGGAGGCCAGGGTCTCAGCCGCAGCCAGCCCACTGTTTACATCTCTGCTAGCCCGCCTACTGCTGCTACCACTCCCTCTGAGGAGGCCATCGTGGCTTCAGCCGGGTCCCGCTCCCAACCCAAGTTTTACATTTCTGCCAATGCCTCCAGCGACGAGGGTGGGGGAAGGAACCCTCCCACAGTCTACATCTCAGCAAACCCTCCCCTACAGGGGCCCTCGGGGGCCAGGAACATGGGGGGCCAAGTAAGCATGGGCCCCGCCTACATTCACCACCATCCACCTAAGTCCCGTGCCTCTGTGGGAGGGGGAGGCACCGCTTCTTCCCCTCGTGTGGTGGTGACTCAGCCTAACACCAAATACACTTTTAAAATCACAGTGTCTCCCAATAAACCCCCAGCCGTGTCCCCTGGAGTCGTGTCCCCGACTTTTGAATCGGGGGCTCTACTTAGCCTACCAGATCACCACTTTGTGGAGCCAGACCCCCTGCATCTGTCAGACCCGCTGTCACCACACAGGGAGAGGCCGAGTGAGCCTCGCAGACTCAGCATGGGCTCTGATGATGCAGCGTACACACAAG CATTGTTGGTGCATCAGAAGGCTCGCATGGAGCGGCTGTGGCACGAgctggagatgaagaagaagaagctggagaaaCTAAAAGAGGAGGTCAACGAAATGGAGAATGACCTGACCAGGAGACGGCTGGAGAGATCCAACTCAGCCTCCCAAATTCCCTCT ATCGAGGAAATGAAGCAGTTGCGATGCAAAAACAGGTCGCTACAGATTGACATTGACTGCCTCAGCAAAGAAATTGATCTCATTCAAACAAGAG ACCCGGGCAGTAAGATTGTGAAGCCCATCGCAGACCAGGAGGAGGACGAGGGGACGCAGTGGAGCTGCACGGCCTGCACCTTCCTCAACCACCCGGCCCTCAACCGCTGTGAACAGTGCGAGTTCCCGCGGCACTTCTGA